One Gloeothece verrucosa PCC 7822 DNA window includes the following coding sequences:
- a CDS encoding DUF4351 domain-containing protein, translating into MLAALKFDKQLIRQYFREEIREESPIYQQILEKGAKKGKLQILTRQLSRRFGTISAQLQGRLQALSINQLDDLSDALFDFSEISDLAVWLQNQQ; encoded by the coding sequence GTGTTGGCTGCCTTAAAATTCGATAAGCAACTAATTCGCCAGTATTTTAGGGAGGAAATAAGGGAAGAGTCACCAATTTATCAACAAATACTCGAAAAAGGTGCTAAGAAAGGTAAGTTACAAATTTTAACTCGACAACTTTCACGGCGCTTTGGTACAATTTCTGCCCAATTACAGGGGCGGCTTCAAGCACTGTCGATTAACCAGTTAGATGATTTAAGCGATGCTTTGTTTGACTTTTCGGAAATATCTGACTTGGCAGTTTGGTTGCAAAATCAGCAGTAA
- a CDS encoding Uma2 family endonuclease has product MTIISSKTLTLEDFLFQYRQNHRYELADGELIDMEPTGPHETVSGKLATQIGIYLVAEQLPWFIPRTCLIYPFADAATVRRPDVVVLDETVLDREPLWEREPVITLGRSIKLVVEVVSTNWETDYARKVEEYALLGIPEYWIVDYRGLGGVAFIGKPKQPTFTVCQLDEDTYTQQQYRLNQLITSPLLSGLQLRLDDVLPR; this is encoded by the coding sequence ATGACAATTATCTCCTCAAAAACACTCACTTTAGAAGATTTTCTCTTTCAATACCGACAAAATCACCGCTATGAATTAGCAGACGGAGAACTAATCGACATGGAACCCACTGGCCCTCACGAAACGGTGAGCGGCAAACTTGCCACCCAAATAGGGATTTACCTTGTTGCAGAACAACTCCCCTGGTTTATTCCTCGCACTTGTCTGATTTACCCGTTTGCAGATGCCGCGACAGTTCGTCGTCCTGATGTGGTGGTTCTCGATGAAACCGTTCTTGATCGGGAACCCCTGTGGGAACGAGAACCCGTAATTACTCTTGGACGCTCAATTAAACTGGTGGTGGAAGTCGTTAGCACCAACTGGGAAACTGACTATGCTCGCAAGGTTGAGGAATATGCACTATTGGGAATTCCTGAATATTGGATTGTGGATTATCGAGGACTAGGCGGTGTGGCATTTATTGGTAAACCCAAACAACCTACTTTCACGGTTTGTCAACTCGATGAAGATACTTATACTCAACAACAATACCGACTAAATCAATTAATTACTTCACCGCTTTTGTCCGGTCTTCAACTTCGCTTAGATGATGTTTTGCCTCGTTAA
- a CDS encoding DUF4351 domain-containing protein — MEESPIYQEILEKGAKKGKLQILTRLLSRRFGTISAQLQGRLQALSINQLDDLSDALFDFSEISDLAVWLQNQQ; from the coding sequence ATGGAAGAGTCACCAATTTATCAAGAAATACTGGAAAAAGGTGCTAAAAAAGGCAAGTTACAAATTTTAACTCGCCTACTTTCACGCCGCTTTGGTACAATTTCTGCTCAATTACAGGGGCGGCTTCAAGCGCTATCGATTAACCAGTTAGATGATTTAAGCGATGCACTGTTTGACTTTTCGGAAATATCTGACTTGGCAGTTTGGTTGCAAAATCAGCAGTAA
- a CDS encoding effector-associated domain EAD1-containing protein translates to MQLSGSHLEEIQTALIDAFPNKFELQQFLRFKLEKNLTVIADGDSLTQIVFQLVQTAYSQGWIENLVFEAVNHNPGNKRLKIIVVNYFGNSIKEMGRELGLMFYRLLFEEFLYNDGVISPAELLILEDIKESFELTTEETSTIQNELFEPIATLKKNLNAYLSCYVALIKEQGYPLNANAQDELRMLRSYYELDDDLVAKYENKIKSDLNLLSDNHTRTMNWQSSLFRVWSKLFG, encoded by the coding sequence ATGCAATTATCCGGTTCACATCTAGAAGAAATACAAACTGCTTTAATTGATGCTTTTCCTAATAAGTTTGAACTTCAACAATTTTTAAGATTTAAGTTAGAGAAAAATCTGACTGTTATAGCAGATGGAGATAGTTTAACACAAATTGTTTTTCAATTAGTACAAACAGCATATTCTCAAGGATGGATTGAAAATTTAGTTTTTGAAGCTGTGAACCATAATCCCGGCAATAAACGTCTAAAAATCATAGTAGTTAATTACTTTGGAAATTCTATTAAGGAAATGGGCAGGGAATTAGGGTTAATGTTTTATCGCCTTCTTTTTGAGGAGTTTTTATATAACGATGGCGTTATTTCTCCTGCCGAATTATTAATACTGGAAGATATCAAAGAAAGTTTTGAATTAACAACAGAAGAAACTTCTACAATTCAAAATGAATTATTTGAACCTATTGCGACACTTAAAAAAAACTTGAATGCCTACTTATCATGTTACGTAGCTCTAATCAAAGAACAGGGATATCCTTTAAATGCCAACGCTCAAGATGAATTAAGAATGTTGCGCTCATATTATGAGCTTGACGATGATTTAGTAGCAAAATATGAAAATAAAATAAAGTCAGACTTAAATTTATTATCCGACAATCACACACGAACAATGAACTGGCAAAGTAGTTTATTTAGGGTGTGGTCAAAACTATTTGGTTAA
- a CDS encoding CHAT domain-containing protein: MAAIPQGLRLDVEMRKIREAIERATRREVFKIEVRTAVRSQDIRRTIEEEQPQIVHICGHGMKDGSLLLEDDGENNIPVSPQGLASLFKLHTNYVKCVLLNTCYSEKSAVAISQYINYVIGMNNSIKDQAAIAFAQGFYDGLGYKSYGTQDVFQRAFDEGMVAIEMEHISQELIPVFKKK; encoded by the coding sequence TTGGCAGCTATTCCTCAAGGTCTACGTCTAGATGTTGAAATGCGTAAAATTAGAGAAGCTATTGAACGAGCTACAAGGCGCGAGGTATTTAAAATTGAAGTGAGAACTGCTGTACGTTCTCAAGATATACGTCGTACAATTGAAGAGGAGCAGCCTCAAATCGTTCATATTTGTGGACACGGGATGAAAGATGGCAGTTTGTTATTAGAGGATGATGGGGAAAATAACATACCTGTGTCACCACAAGGGTTGGCATCGTTGTTTAAATTACACACTAATTATGTTAAGTGCGTCTTGCTTAATACTTGTTATTCAGAAAAATCGGCGGTTGCTATTAGCCAATATATTAATTATGTGATTGGTATGAACAATTCAATCAAAGATCAAGCAGCAATTGCATTTGCTCAAGGCTTTTATGATGGGTTGGGTTATAAAAGTTATGGTACTCAAGATGTATTTCAACGGGCTTTTGATGAAGGTATGGTTGCTATTGAAATGGAACACATTTCGCAGGAATTAATACCAGTGTTTAAAAAAAAATAA
- a CDS encoding response regulator, protein MSQPNVIRILIADDHPIFRLALKKLLECERDITVVAQAEDGREALTLFAQHRPDVTLMDLRMPIMEGADAIAAIRAKFKQARIIVFSTYDGDENIYRGLRSGAKGYIFKGAEPHELLKAIRTVHKGQKYIPPNIAAKLAERLGSSPLSNRELEVLRLIAKGKSNSEISQDLSIAESTVRFHLKNIFSKLDVGDRTQALVTALNRGIVRL, encoded by the coding sequence ATGAGCCAGCCTAATGTTATTCGCATTCTGATTGCTGACGATCATCCTATTTTCAGACTAGCTTTAAAAAAGTTGCTCGAATGTGAGCGAGACATTACTGTAGTGGCGCAAGCTGAGGACGGGCGAGAAGCGTTAACACTTTTCGCTCAACATCGCCCAGACGTGACACTGATGGATTTGCGAATGCCTATTATGGAAGGGGCTGATGCGATCGCGGCTATCCGTGCTAAGTTTAAACAGGCTCGGATTATTGTGTTTAGTACCTACGACGGTGATGAGAATATCTATCGTGGACTGCGCTCCGGTGCTAAGGGTTATATTTTTAAGGGGGCTGAACCCCATGAACTCCTGAAAGCTATTCGCACTGTACATAAGGGTCAAAAGTATATTCCGCCCAATATAGCGGCTAAGTTGGCAGAGCGGCTAGGCAGTTCCCCGTTGAGTAATCGGGAGTTGGAGGTGTTGCGGCTGATTGCTAAGGGTAAGAGTAACTCCGAGATTAGTCAGGATTTAAGTATTGCTGAGAGTACCGTTAGGTTCCATCTCAAAAATATTTTTAGCAAGCTGGATGTTGGCGATCGCACTCAGGCGCTAGTTACGGCACTGAATCGGGGGATTGTGCGGCTGTAG
- a CDS encoding type II toxin-antitoxin system HigB family toxin, which produces MATANPSDIKQTYRNASIIANNRVIFNIKGNDYRLIVHIRYDISIVFIRFIGTH; this is translated from the coding sequence ATAGCAACCGCCAATCCATCAGATATAAAACAAACTTATCGTAATGCCAGCATTATTGCTAATAATCGAGTTATTTTTAACATCAAAGGTAATGACTATCGATTAATTGTTCATATTCGTTACGATATTAGTATTGTTTTTATCCGTTTTATTGGAACCCACTAA
- a CDS encoding helix-turn-helix domain-containing protein, translating to MLLKPIKTETDYQKALAEIESLFDAQPNTPEYERLDLLTTLVEAYEKIHYPIAPPDPIEAILYYLNSRGLSIDALQNDIENKINITDILEDNQAKPHHFATPNSQTPITVTLDPDVAAVFTTSEAVNHALRTLLSNSKNS from the coding sequence ATGCTACTAAAACCTATTAAAACAGAAACGGATTATCAAAAAGCATTAGCTGAAATAGAAAGTCTATTTGATGCTCAACCCAATACTCCTGAATACGAACGCTTAGACCTTCTAACCACTTTAGTAGAAGCTTATGAAAAAATTCATTATCCCATCGCTCCTCCCGACCCCATTGAAGCAATTTTATACTATCTTAATAGTCGCGGCTTATCAATAGATGCTCTGCAAAATGATATAGAAAATAAAATAAATATCACAGATATTTTAGAAGATAATCAAGCCAAACCTCATCACTTCGCTACTCCAAATTCTCAAACTCCTATAACAGTTACACTAGATCCCGATGTGGCGGCTGTTTTCACCACCTCAGAAGCCGTCAATCATGCACTTCGGACTTTATTATCTAATTCAAAAAACTCTTAA
- a CDS encoding methyltransferase domain-containing protein produces MAGSEVKADLWINEYITPWDIYSHGITRVLAAKNTAYQEMYIVESGIFGKALVLNGQWQSCTAEEFIYHEALVQPVMITHQNPKKVLILGGGEGATTREVLRWNTVERVMMIDIDGEVVEACREHLPEMHANSFDDPRFELVVADALQVLDTTTEQWDIIISDLTDPMEEGPSLALFAKEYFEKLVRVLAPGGYVIVQSGPVSAPSVKYHARLVNTLKTVFPHVLSYFTPTASYGSPWGFTLCSPEPINTRPDPLVIDQLLKEKTSGGLRLIDGVTLLGMFQTPLYIRKAIEQYTQIYTLETPPEFFGQEND; encoded by the coding sequence ATGGCTGGTAGCGAAGTCAAAGCCGATTTATGGATTAATGAGTATATCACCCCTTGGGATATTTATAGTCATGGGATTACCCGTGTCCTAGCCGCTAAAAACACCGCTTATCAAGAAATGTATATTGTAGAAAGCGGCATATTTGGCAAAGCCTTAGTTCTCAACGGACAATGGCAATCCTGCACAGCAGAAGAATTCATTTATCATGAAGCCTTAGTCCAACCGGTAATGATCACCCATCAAAACCCAAAAAAGGTTCTAATATTGGGAGGAGGTGAAGGAGCAACCACCCGGGAAGTCTTACGGTGGAATACCGTTGAACGAGTGATGATGATTGATATTGATGGGGAAGTGGTCGAAGCTTGTCGAGAACATCTCCCAGAAATGCACGCCAATAGCTTTGATGATCCTCGCTTTGAATTAGTGGTAGCAGACGCTTTACAGGTTCTTGATACCACTACAGAGCAATGGGATATTATCATCTCTGATTTAACCGATCCAATGGAAGAAGGGCCATCCTTAGCGCTATTTGCCAAAGAATATTTTGAAAAATTAGTGCGAGTTTTAGCACCCGGCGGCTATGTAATTGTTCAATCAGGACCCGTTTCAGCCCCTTCAGTGAAATATCACGCTCGCCTAGTCAATACCTTAAAAACCGTATTTCCCCATGTCTTATCCTATTTTACCCCAACCGCCTCTTATGGTTCTCCTTGGGGATTTACCCTCTGTTCTCCAGAACCGATTAATACCCGTCCAGATCCCCTTGTGATCGATCAACTCTTAAAAGAAAAAACAAGCGGCGGCTTACGTTTAATTGATGGTGTTACCTTATTAGGAATGTTCCAAACACCCCTGTATATCCGAAAAGCCATTGAGCAATATACACAAATTTATACCCTCGAAACTCCCCCAGAATTTTTTGGGCAAGAGAATGATTAA
- a CDS encoding GUN4 domain-containing protein, protein MTDQTTLSVQDSSDNVSSIVGQFKLESEKNQLQLIPQLASSGEAGLNVLIEFLKTHQSNAVNGEFSSSSNGASASLALVVGKAYQVVYQANRPSTQEFCQTFFPTGVIPLKSERNIDYQTLQQCLARADFQEADNLTRSLLCELAGEAAIQRKWLYFTEVEQFPSTDLNTLNALWWIHSEGKFGFSVQRRIWQSVGKDFAKLWPKIGWKNGNNWTQYPDEFIWDLSAPQGHLPLLNQLRGVRVTASLFSHPVWSEFNW, encoded by the coding sequence ATGACTGACCAAACAACCTTGAGCGTTCAAGATAGTAGCGATAATGTCTCGTCAATCGTGGGACAGTTTAAATTGGAGTCTGAAAAAAATCAGCTTCAACTCATTCCTCAACTAGCCAGTAGCGGAGAAGCTGGTTTAAACGTACTTATTGAATTTTTGAAAACTCATCAGTCTAATGCTGTTAATGGCGAGTTTTCGTCATCCTCCAATGGTGCGAGTGCTTCCCTGGCCTTAGTGGTGGGTAAAGCTTATCAAGTAGTATACCAAGCCAATAGGCCCTCGACTCAGGAATTTTGCCAAACTTTCTTTCCCACTGGAGTCATTCCTTTAAAATCGGAGCGTAACATTGATTATCAAACCTTACAGCAATGTCTAGCGCGTGCCGACTTTCAAGAGGCCGACAATCTGACTCGCTCGTTACTTTGTGAATTAGCAGGGGAAGCGGCGATACAACGCAAGTGGCTGTATTTTACAGAAGTTGAGCAATTTCCCAGTACAGATTTAAACACCCTCAACGCTTTGTGGTGGATTCACTCAGAAGGAAAATTTGGATTTTCCGTACAAAGACGGATTTGGCAGTCTGTCGGTAAAGATTTTGCTAAACTGTGGCCTAAGATTGGCTGGAAAAATGGCAATAACTGGACTCAGTACCCAGATGAATTTATTTGGGACCTGAGCGCTCCTCAAGGACATCTGCCTCTACTCAATCAACTTAGAGGAGTACGAGTAACAGCCTCTTTATTCTCTCATCCCGTCTGGTCAGAATTTAACTGGTGA
- a CDS encoding GAF domain-containing sensor histidine kinase, which translates to MQVQAIDLKLTVSMSNPINRLFCRLDGLTPAIREQQRVSILKNLSLLEAETIPVFEEATQAVARYLEVPICILGLMVYEQVWLKSAAGLSHLGLMNQLASSRKIPRLEAFCTYVVDSHQPLVIYETYSDQVFARSTLAQHYGIRSYLGSPLITADGWCIGTLAVMDLVPREFTQKDLEFLMLSARWCLREYERDHLLKNQPAQTNEWVIVDQTPERKTPTSVFEQDNNIPIKTTITNSINTIKLKLLKQLTQELRAPLTSVIGMGSVLLGGVFGSLTSKQKEYLDIIYNSGQQLNSLVDEILRLGGTEDLSTQLSLNPVNVEMLCQQILNDLGKVAVARRQELRLSVEPGQRIWLLDKEKAQQAIYYLMLSVLTSSNAGGEVRIHISRKTKTLNLAVWVSHPWLADGIPQINLFAEPLKNGLVVESDGLEFKTQLGYYDPEVGNHVLSASCLERALNNVKDRNLLDKNHSPQQLLGLLLACHFAESHGGKIMIQGSSESGYRYVLTLPKVAAQDDSIG; encoded by the coding sequence ATGCAAGTGCAAGCAATAGATTTAAAACTCACAGTCAGTATGTCAAATCCGATTAATAGACTTTTTTGCCGTTTGGATGGGCTAACTCCTGCCATTAGAGAACAGCAGCGAGTCAGTATCCTCAAAAACCTTAGTTTACTAGAAGCAGAAACCATTCCTGTATTCGAGGAAGCAACACAAGCAGTAGCCCGTTACCTGGAAGTTCCCATCTGTATTTTAGGACTGATGGTTTATGAGCAAGTTTGGCTTAAGTCGGCTGCTGGACTGTCACATTTGGGATTAATGAATCAATTGGCATCTTCTCGCAAAATTCCTAGACTAGAGGCTTTTTGTACCTACGTGGTTGATAGTCACCAACCCCTAGTTATTTACGAAACTTATAGTGATCAGGTCTTTGCGCGTAGTACCTTAGCTCAACATTATGGAATCCGCTCTTATCTGGGCAGTCCTTTAATTACCGCAGATGGTTGGTGCATCGGAACACTGGCTGTTATGGACTTAGTTCCTCGTGAATTTACGCAAAAAGACCTAGAATTTTTAATGCTTAGTGCCCGTTGGTGCTTACGGGAATATGAACGAGATCATTTACTGAAAAACCAGCCGGCGCAAACCAATGAATGGGTCATTGTTGATCAAACACCAGAAAGAAAAACGCCTACTTCAGTCTTTGAACAGGATAATAATATACCAATAAAAACAACGATCACCAATTCTATCAATACCATTAAACTTAAATTACTTAAACAACTGACTCAAGAATTACGTGCGCCTTTAACCTCAGTTATTGGCATGGGGAGTGTATTACTCGGGGGCGTTTTTGGCTCTTTAACTAGCAAGCAAAAAGAATACTTAGATATTATCTATAACAGTGGGCAACAACTCAATTCTTTAGTGGATGAAATTCTGCGTTTAGGAGGCACAGAAGATCTTTCAACACAACTGAGTTTAAATCCTGTGAATGTTGAGATGCTCTGTCAGCAAATTCTCAATGATTTGGGAAAAGTTGCGGTGGCAAGACGACAAGAACTGCGTTTATCTGTCGAACCTGGGCAACGGATTTGGTTATTAGATAAAGAAAAGGCTCAACAGGCAATTTATTATTTAATGCTCAGTGTTCTAACCTCTTCTAATGCTGGCGGAGAAGTGCGAATTCACATTTCTCGTAAAACGAAAACCCTTAACCTCGCTGTTTGGGTGTCTCATCCTTGGTTAGCTGATGGCATACCTCAGATTAACCTTTTTGCTGAACCCCTCAAAAACGGTCTAGTGGTAGAATCAGATGGTTTAGAATTTAAAACTCAACTGGGATATTACGACCCAGAGGTGGGAAATCATGTTTTATCAGCTTCTTGTTTAGAAAGAGCTTTAAATAATGTAAAAGACCGCAATCTTTTAGATAAAAACCATAGTCCTCAACAATTGTTAGGATTATTGTTGGCCTGCCACTTTGCAGAAAGTCACGGGGGCAAAATTATGATCCAAGGTTCATCAGAGTCCGGTTATCGTTATGTTTTGACCCTGCCTAAAGTTGCTGCACAAGACGATTCCATTGGATAA
- a CDS encoding IctB family putative bicarbonate transporter has product MTSAWKRITLVQLSPSQWRGASWLYHLVGSLKDWHSASWLLQWAEPLGAALVCVVLALSPFVSTSLIGILLAACAGYWLLLTLSEQDWACITPIHLLVLLYWGIATVAVAFSPVKAAAFEGWIKLTLYLVMFALMARVLRSSRLTSLIVSVYLLVALVVSVYGVRQQLSGVEQLATWNDPLSDLAGTTRVYSYLGNPNLLASYLLPAIALSAAALFVWQGWLQKTLAMTMLLVNTACLYYTQSRGGWIGVMVLSLVFLLLLYYWYKDSLPPFWQKWLLPIVLGTLAAFLLIAMMFVDPLRIRVMSIFAGREDSSNNFRMNVWGSVIKMIKAYPIIGIGPGNEAFNKVYPLFMHPKYSALSAYSIFLETTVETGVIGFTCFLWLLVVTINQGVRQIKDLRQQANLQGFWLIAAVATMAGMLAHGCVDTVWYRPQISTLWWLMLALIASRYQGVFSPNKKADQAYSTAQ; this is encoded by the coding sequence ATGACTTCAGCCTGGAAACGAATCACTCTTGTACAATTATCCCCTAGTCAATGGCGTGGGGCAAGTTGGCTCTATCATCTTGTGGGTTCTTTGAAAGACTGGCACTCCGCAAGTTGGTTACTTCAGTGGGCAGAACCTTTAGGAGCGGCTCTCGTCTGTGTGGTTTTGGCTTTAAGTCCGTTTGTCTCCACCAGTTTAATCGGAATTTTACTGGCGGCTTGTGCTGGATATTGGCTATTGCTGACTTTATCAGAGCAAGATTGGGCTTGTATCACCCCTATTCATCTGTTGGTGTTGCTCTATTGGGGAATTGCTACGGTGGCGGTAGCTTTTTCTCCTGTTAAAGCCGCCGCTTTTGAAGGTTGGATTAAACTGACTTTATATTTAGTGATGTTTGCTCTGATGGCGCGTGTATTGCGCTCATCTCGTCTTACTTCTCTAATTGTAAGTGTGTATTTATTGGTTGCTTTAGTGGTGAGTGTTTATGGGGTGCGACAACAATTGTCCGGAGTGGAACAGTTAGCCACTTGGAATGATCCCCTTTCAGATTTAGCAGGAACCACCCGAGTCTATAGTTATTTGGGCAATCCTAATCTTTTAGCCAGCTATTTATTACCGGCGATTGCTTTAAGTGCAGCAGCACTGTTTGTGTGGCAGGGTTGGCTTCAAAAAACTTTGGCTATGACGATGTTGTTAGTTAATACTGCCTGTTTATACTATACCCAGAGTCGCGGTGGCTGGATTGGCGTAATGGTGCTTTCTCTGGTTTTTCTGCTCTTGCTGTATTACTGGTATAAAGATTCCCTTCCTCCCTTTTGGCAAAAGTGGTTACTTCCGATTGTTTTAGGCACTCTTGCCGCATTTCTTCTGATAGCGATGATGTTCGTTGATCCCCTACGCATCAGGGTGATGAGTATTTTTGCCGGACGTGAAGATAGTAGTAATAATTTTAGAATGAATGTTTGGGGTTCTGTTATTAAAATGATTAAGGCTTACCCGATTATTGGTATTGGTCCCGGTAATGAAGCTTTTAATAAAGTTTATCCTCTTTTTATGCACCCTAAATATAGCGCTTTGAGTGCTTATTCTATCTTTTTAGAAACTACTGTAGAAACCGGTGTGATTGGTTTTACTTGTTTTTTATGGTTACTGGTGGTAACGATTAATCAGGGCGTTCGTCAAATTAAGGATTTACGTCAACAAGCAAATCTTCAGGGTTTTTGGTTAATCGCTGCTGTGGCTACTATGGCAGGAATGTTAGCTCATGGTTGTGTGGATACGGTTTGGTATCGTCCCCAAATTAGCACCCTTTGGTGGTTAATGTTGGCTCTGATAGCCAGTCGTTACCAGGGGGTTTTTTCTCCAAACAAAAAAGCTGACCAAGCCTATTCCACTGCTCAATGA
- a CDS encoding PAS domain-containing hybrid sensor histidine kinase/response regulator, which translates to MTFKQFEQQVQSAQRRWKSIQQTVQEASNPSPELQAEIITELAIALEELRVATETLQQQNEELYLARQDAERLSQHYQDLFEFAPDGYLVTDERGIIHEANHVAASLLNVRKKYLVNKPLDIFVAQADKEIFNSYWSQIKQTLDKNLLKINNNNPPKNLIKNWETLLQPRDKEPLPVAISMSISANFEEHSIRLYWLLRDISEAKQAQEKIYEQAALLDATTDAILVQNLQDQIVYWNRGAEQLYGWTKEEAHLKNLNLLLSPESLYKLPEIYQNLFKKNRWEGEIYQLTKSGKEIIVDSRWSLVRDEKNNLKSILIVNTDVTLNKQIEAKRLQNQRLEIIGALSSGISHDLNNILTPILGMAQLLVRNLSHLDETTQQMLKIIEINAQRGAGLLKQILMFSRGVKGRNSILLVSSLILEIRQMLQEIFPKTIIIEQDIMPDIWAINGDITQLHQMLMNLCLNARDAMPDGGKLTIAAKNFMIDQAYSNIEPEAKIGPYVVISVLDTGMGIPSEMKERIFEPFFTNKEIGKGTGLGLSIVMNIVKNHGGFIKVLSEVGKGSHFKIFLPAVEITTVIPQPVASLPRGNGALILIVDDEVDIGYTTKTLLKTYGYQVLTATNGVEAIALYAQHYDKIAAVLIDMVMPSMDGATTIYTLEKINPMVKIIATSGLISIDQIDQTVNKSIYGFLPKPYTSEELLTILQEVIHS; encoded by the coding sequence ATGACTTTTAAACAGTTTGAGCAACAAGTTCAATCGGCACAACGACGCTGGAAATCTATTCAGCAGACTGTTCAAGAAGCCTCAAATCCATCTCCTGAATTGCAGGCAGAGATTATCACCGAATTAGCTATTGCTTTAGAAGAGTTGCGGGTGGCAACAGAAACCTTACAGCAACAGAACGAAGAATTATATCTGGCTCGTCAAGATGCCGAAAGGCTAAGTCAGCACTATCAAGACTTATTTGAGTTTGCTCCAGATGGCTATTTAGTCACCGATGAGCGAGGCATTATTCACGAGGCAAATCATGTAGCCGCCAGCTTACTCAACGTACGTAAAAAATATTTGGTCAACAAGCCGCTAGACATTTTTGTCGCTCAGGCAGACAAGGAAATTTTTAATAGTTACTGGTCACAAATTAAGCAAACCTTGGATAAAAATCTCCTGAAAATAAACAATAACAACCCCCCTAAGAACTTAATCAAAAACTGGGAAACGCTGTTACAACCCCGAGACAAAGAACCCTTGCCAGTGGCCATCTCTATGTCTATCAGTGCTAACTTTGAGGAACACAGTATTAGACTGTACTGGTTGTTACGGGATATTAGCGAGGCAAAACAAGCACAAGAGAAAATCTACGAACAAGCCGCGCTACTCGATGCCACCACCGACGCAATTTTAGTTCAAAACCTCCAAGACCAAATTGTCTATTGGAATCGAGGAGCAGAGCAATTGTACGGTTGGACAAAAGAAGAAGCTCACTTAAAAAATCTTAATCTACTTTTGTCTCCAGAATCTTTATATAAATTGCCAGAAATATACCAAAATCTTTTTAAAAAAAATCGCTGGGAAGGAGAAATTTATCAACTAACTAAAAGCGGCAAAGAAATTATTGTAGACAGTCGCTGGTCTTTAGTACGGGATGAAAAAAACAACCTCAAATCTATCCTTATTGTCAATACTGATGTCACTTTAAACAAACAAATCGAAGCCAAGCGGCTGCAAAACCAACGTTTAGAAATTATCGGCGCTCTGTCCAGTGGAATTTCTCACGATTTAAACAATATCCTTACCCCGATTTTGGGCATGGCTCAACTGTTAGTTAGAAATTTATCTCACCTTGATGAGACTACGCAACAGATGTTGAAAATCATAGAAATTAATGCTCAACGTGGGGCGGGTTTGCTTAAGCAAATTCTGATGTTTTCTCGAGGGGTTAAAGGTCGGAATTCTATCCTACTGGTTAGTTCTTTAATTTTAGAAATTCGACAAATGCTGCAAGAAATTTTTCCGAAAACCATTATCATCGAGCAGGATATCATGCCTGATATTTGGGCAATTAATGGGGATATCACTCAGTTACATCAAATGTTGATGAACCTCTGCTTAAATGCAAGGGATGCCATGCCCGACGGTGGGAAATTGACAATTGCAGCCAAAAATTTCATGATTGACCAAGCTTATAGCAACATCGAACCAGAAGCCAAAATTGGGCCTTATGTGGTGATAAGCGTCTTAGACACCGGTATGGGCATTCCCTCAGAGATGAAAGAGCGAATTTTTGAGCCATTTTTTACCAATAAAGAGATTGGTAAAGGCACCGGATTGGGGCTTTCTATTGTTATGAATATTGTCAAAAATCATGGCGGTTTTATTAAAGTTTTGAGCGAAGTAGGAAAAGGAAGTCACTTTAAAATATTCTTGCCCGCCGTAGAAATCACCACAGTCATTCCCCAACCTGTCGCCAGTTTACCCAGAGGAAACGGAGCCTTAATATTAATTGTGGATGATGAAGTGGATATTGGCTATACTACGAAAACTTTGCTAAAAACCTACGGCTATCAGGTACTTACTGCTACTAATGGCGTTGAAGCCATCGCACTCTATGCTCAACATTATGATAAAATAGCGGCGGTTTTGATAGATATGGTCATGCCTTCTATGGATGGGGCAACCACTATCTATACTTTAGAAAAAATTAATCCAATGGTTAAGATTATTGCTACTAGCGGGCTAATTTCTATTGATCAAATTGACCAAACTGTCAATAAGAGTATTTACGGTTTTTTGCCGAAGCCTTATACTTCAGAAGAATTATTAACGATTTTACAAGAGGTGATACACAGTTAA